The region TTGAGCTTTTCCAGCAGCCAGACCAGCTCGGTCACGTTGTGGCCGTCGACCGGTCCCACATACCGCAGGCCCATCGCTGCAAAAGGATTGACACTGGCCGGGTCGAAAAAGTGCCGGGTAGAGTGCTTGGCGCGGCTCATGATGTCGGCCAGTGGCTTGCTGACGGCCTTGACCGCCTTGCGGCCCACATCCTCGCCCTCGCGGATCAGGGGATGCACCTGCAGGCTGCGCATAAACCGGTTGATGCCGCCCACGTTCTCCGAGATGCTCATCTCGTTGTCGTTGAGAATGATCAGCATCCGTGGGTTCAGGTCACCGATGGTATTGAGCGCGGCCAGGGCCATGCCGCCGGTCAGGGCACCGTCACCGATCACGGCGGCCACCTCGAAGTCCTCACCGCGGGCGTCACGGGCCAGGGCCATGCCCAGCGCATTGGCAAGGCTGGTGGAGGCATGCCCCACCGTGATGGCATCGTGCTCGCTTTCGGACACCCGGGTAAAGCCGCTCAGGCCGCCTTCTTGCTTAACGGTGCTCATCTGGTCCCGGCGGCCGGTCAGCATCTTGTGGGCGTAAGCCTGGTGGCCCACGTCGAACAGAATGCGGTCACGTGGCGAGTTCAGCACGTAGTGCAGCGCCACGATCACGTCGGTGGCGCCCAGGCTGGAAGCCAGGTGTAGGCCGCCCACCGAGCAGACCCGCACGATTTCCCCCCGCAGCTCGGCACTGAGGGCCGGCAGCTGACTGCGGGAAAGCTTTTTAAGATCGTCCGGTCCCTGAATCTGATCCAGCAGCGGCGTGCTGGACGGAGCAGCGCCGGTCATGGCTGAACCTTTGGCCGGGCGTAATTCTGGCCAGTCAGCAGCAGATCTTCATAGGTGCGGACCTCGCCGATATAGGGCGCGTAGTACAGCTGCTGCACCGCTGGGAAGAGGCCTCCCAGGTCGTCGGACACCCGCCGGGTAATCACGAAGACGTCATAGGTGCCGCCCGGCACAGTGATCTGGCGGCGGTCCTGAATGTCGTAGCGGTAATTCAGAGTTCCGCTGCGAACCAGTCGGTCTTTCTCAGTGTCCATTACGCTGACGCGGGTGGTGCCCTGCCAGGCGGCGCCAACCCGTAGGTCACCGGAGGCAGGCAACTCCTGCCAGGCCGGTTCCAGGTTGACCAGCACGCCGGGCTTGGTAAAGCCCAGCAGCCGCACGCCGTCGTTGCTGGCCTGACGGTACCAGGTCTGCTCGGCGCCGCGCCCGGTCAGCGAAAAAGCGCTGACGGTCTGGCCCTTGAAAATGGTGGGCCCCAGCGAACGCAGCACATACGGCGTGCGGTCGGCCGGCTCGCCCTGCGGCAGATAGGTCCAGGCCAGCCCCGGCTGCGAGGGGTAGAACGACACCCGGTCCAGGCTGGACGTGGCCCGGACCTCAGGCGCGGCGGCCGTCTGCGACGGAGCGCAGGCCACCAGACTGCCGCCCAGCAGCGCCAGCCCCAGCAAAGTGGTGAAACGAGTCATGACCCCTAGGGTAAATCATTCCCGCCGCCCGTACCGTGGCCCGGGGTCCCAGGCGCCGGCATTTCCCCACATCTCTAAAGGCCGCCAGAAGGAGACAAGCAAAGACAGAGAGGCCAGCAAAAAAGGCAGAAGTGCCGCAGCACCTCTGCTCTTTTCTGTTCAGCCGGTCTCCCTGGCCCGGCCACACTGGGCCAAAACCGGGAGGAAGCTGACCTTAAGCCTGTTTGTCCTGGCCCACCTTGCGCTTGAGCGCTTCCATGGCTTCGTCCAGGTCGCGGTCGCGGCCCAGGCTGGCCAGCTGCGCGTCAATATCGTTCTCGGTGCGCAGTTCGGTCATGGCCTGGTTCTTGTCTTCCATGCCCTGCACGCGTTTTTCCATTTCGCTGAAGGCGTCCATAGCACCGCCGGCCTGGTCGAACCCGCTCATGCGTTCCAGGGTGGCGCCGGCCTGGGCGGTCTTCTGACGGGCGGCCAGCAGCGACTGCTTGGATTCCATCTCGTCAATCTTGGCTTCCAGGGCGCGCAGCTGGGTCTTCAGCTTGTCCACCGTGGCGTTCTGGGCGTCGGCCTGCTCATGGAAGCCAGCGGCCAGGTCCTTGTGGTTCTGGGCGCGGCGCAGCGCTTCACGGGCCAGATCTTCCTTGTCGGCACGCAGGGCTTCTTCAGCCTTCTTGTTGTATTCCTCGGCGAGGGTTTCGTTGGTCTTGGCTTCACGCTCCAGCTTGGTGCTCTGGCTC is a window of Deinococcus sp. Marseille-Q6407 DNA encoding:
- a CDS encoding PspA/IM30 family protein yields the protein MSIFDRLSRLIRANVNDMISKAEDPSLIIEQSLRDMRAAYTDARREVAEAMSQSTKLEREAKTNETLAEEYNKKAEEALRADKEDLAREALRRAQNHKDLAAGFHEQADAQNATVDKLKTQLRALEAKIDEMESKQSLLAARQKTAQAGATLERMSGFDQAGGAMDAFSEMEKRVQGMEDKNQAMTELRTENDIDAQLASLGRDRDLDEAMEALKRKVGQDKQA